Genomic segment of Acidobacteriota bacterium:
ACAATCTCGCTTTGCTTTACACGGATAAAGGCGATTATGCGAAGGCTGAGCCACTCTATCAACGCGCGCTAGCGATCCTTGGGACTGCACGCGGCCCTAACCATCCGGATGTGGCTACCGTGCTTAACAACCTCGCAGTGCTTTACAAAGATAAAGGCGATTATGCGAAGGCCGGGCCGCTCTATCAACGCGCGCTGATGATCCTGGAGAAGGCGCGCGGCCCCAATCATCCTGATGTCGCCACCCTGCTCAGAAATCTCGCTTGGCTTTGCCGCGCTAATGGTGACATCCAACAAGCAATAACCATTGCTGCACGTGCGGCTGAGAGCAGCGAGTTCAGTCTCAATCAAACTCTCGTCATTGGCTCAGAGCGCCAAAAGCTCCTCTTTTTGGCGCTCTGTGAGCGGGAAACCAACCTTATCTTGTCGCTGCACAAATCCGCACCCACTGATTCGCAAGCCTTGAAGCTGGCCCTTACCACGCTCCTGCGCCGCAAAGGCCGCGGGTTGGAGGCGGCAAGCGATGCCATTGCGACCCTGCGCCGCCGTGCAAAACCCGAAGACCAAGCCTTGCTCGACAAGCTCGTTGCTACGCGCTCACAGTTGGCGGTTTTGACCCTCAAAGGGCGGCAACAAAGCGATCCTGTCCAATTCAAAGCGCAACTCAAGCAATTGGCGGATGAAGCTGACAACCTGGAAGCCAATCTCAATTCACGCAGCGCTGAACTCCGTGCGCAAGCGCAACCGGTGACGATTGAAGCGATTCAAGCAGCGCTTCCCGCTGAGGCGGCGCTGATCGAGTTCGCCACCTATCGCGCCTACGATGCCAAGACCAAAAAGAATGGCCCACTGCATTACGTCACCTATGCGCTCGCCGCACAAGGTCAGCCACGCTGGGTGGAGCTAGGCGAGGCCAAGCCGATTGATGCTGCGGTCGAAAGATTACGGCAAGCCTTGCGCGATAAGAATCGGTTGGATGTGAAACAACTGGCGCGCGCGGTGGATGAAAAAGTAATGCGACCGGTACGCGCACTGCTCGGCCAGACGCGGCACGTCTTCATCTCGCCGGACGGCGCGCTCAATCTGATCCCCTTTGCTGCGCTGGTGGATGAACACAATCGTTACCTGGTGCAGCGGTACGACTTCAGCTACCTGACCAGCGGGCGCGATCTGTTGCGCTTGCAGGTCAAACAACCCGGCAAGCAAACGGCAATGGTCGTCGCCAATCCCGATTTCGGCGAAGAGGCCAACGCGGGCGCGGCGCGGCAACGCGGCTTGGTCTACCACCCCGGCACCAAGGCGGCGACGGGCGAAGGCGCGGTGCTGGCGGGCTATTACTTCCCGCCTCTGCAAGGAACGGCGGGCGAGGCGCGCGCGCTCAAGGCCATGCTGACGGACGCGACCGTGCTGACCCAGGGGCAAGCGACCGAAGCCGCGCTCAAACAGGTCAGCGGCCTGCGCATTCTGCACATCGCCACGCACGGCTTCTTCCTCGAAAATCAGAAACCTGCTGTGGCGGAAGAGCGCGGATTGAAGATGGTCGGTCTGGAAGAACCAATGGCGGTCGGGCAGATCGAGAATCCGTTGCTGCGGTCGGGCTTGGCGCTGGCGGGCGCGAATCGGCCAACGAGTGGCGCGGGCGATGACGGCATCCTCACGGCGCAGGAAGCCGCCGGCCTCGATCTGTGGGGCACCAAACTGGTCGTGCTCTCGGCCTGCGACACGGGCGTGGGCGAGGTCAAAAATGGCGAGGGCGTTTACGGCTTGCGGCGCGCGCTGGTGCTGGCCGGCAGCGAAACGCAGGTGATGAGCCTGTGGCCGGTCTCGGACAAGGGGACGCGCGATTTGATGATTGATTATTACCGCCGCTTGCTGCGGGGAGAAGAGCGCAGTGCGGCGTTGCGGCAGGTGCAATTGCGCATGCTGGCATCCAACAGAGCCGCCAATGCTCAGCGGACAGCGCGTGATTACAGCCATCCGTATTACTGGGCCAGCTTCATTCAATCGGGCGAATGGCGGAAGCTGGATTGAGCTTGGGAACCTGCTGCTCTTCGATACGTGACGGTGGCCGAGACGAGCGCAGCCTTAAAGCGAAGCAACCGAGCTTGGAACACCGGTTGAAAAGTACGCTGTGGCGCCCAAGCGTTCAGAGTTCCGCCTTTAGGCGGCTGCGGCGCGCCACCGCCTAAAGGCGGAACTCTGAACGCTTGCACTTGCTGCGCTCAGTTGTACTTGAGTGTTCCAAGCTCGAATGTCCTGATTTAGATTTAGAGAAACTTGGCGGACGATAACCGTGGAAGACAATGAGAGATTCAGCAAATAACAAAAGATTGATAATCGTGCTCGCGCTAGGCGCTGTACTGGCGCTCGGCGCAGGCTTTCAGAACAAACCCAAAAGCAAAGCCGCGATCAAGCAAGAAGCTTTCGGCCAACTCCCCGACGGCACGCCCGTTGAACTGTTCACGCTGACCAACCGCAACGGCATGGAAGCGCGCATCACCAATTACGGCGGCATCCTCGTCTCGCTCAAAACGGCGGATCGCAGCGGGCAATTCGCCGACGTGGTGTTGGGTTATGGCACGCTGGCGGCGTATGTGAAACGCAACCCGATGTTCGGCGCGCTGGTGGGCCGCTATGCCGGACGCATCGCCAAAGCCAAATTCATGCTGAACGGCACGGAATACCAACTGGCGCGCAACAGCGGCGAAAACCACATCCACGGCGGGCCGAAAGGCTTCGACAAACAGGTGTGGCAGGCGAAACCGATCACCCGCAAAGATGGCGTCGCGTTGGAGCTGAGTTACTTGAGCAAAGATGGCGAGGAAGGCTACCCCGGCAATCTGGCGGTCACGGTGACCTACACGCTGACCAATGACAATGCCTTGCGGCTGGATTACGGCGCGACGACGGATAAGGACACGGTGCTCAACCTGACCAATCATTCCTATTTCAATCTGGCTGGCGCGGGCGATGTGTTGCGCCACGAAATCATAATCGCTGCCGACCGCTTCACGGTTGGGGATGACAAGCTGATTCCGACCGGCGAAGTGCGCGCGGTCAACGGCACGCCGCTCGACTTCCGGCAAATGACGGCGATTGGGGCGCGCATCAATGATTCGTATGAGCAGATCAAGTTGGCACGCGGCTACGATCACAACTACGTGCTGAATCACAAACCGGGTGTGCTGGGGCTGGCGGCGAAAGTAAGCGACCCCGCGTCAGGTCGCCTGATGGAAGTCTATACGACCGAGCCGGGCGTAGTCTTTTACACGAGCAATGGATTCAACGGCAGTCTCATTGGCAAAGGCGGCCAAGCCTATGTGAAGCACGCGGGTTTCTGTTTAGAGATGCAGCATTTCCCCGATTCGCCGCACCATCCTGAGTTCCCTTCGACGGTGCTCAAAAAGGGCGCGAAATATCAGGCGACGACGGTCTTCAAGTTTTCGGAGAAGTAGCGAAAACAGTACGGGGAGTGTGCGCGACCTGAGTCTTGGCATGAGGCGTACTGGTTTCTGTCAGCACTTTAGCTTGCGACGGCTCAGGTCGCTCACGCTCCCCGTACTGTTCACACAGTACGCAAGCCTACCTGCCATCTTCGTCTATCCCGCCAAGTCATTGGTAGACCGTCCAGCGGCCCTCTGCTAATATCCGCCTTCGTTTTTTTCATCCAACAGAGAGGTAAAGTAACAACGATGGCAGCATCGAGCATGGAAAAGATCGTCAGCCTGTGCAA
This window contains:
- a CDS encoding tetratricopeptide repeat protein, whose amino-acid sequence is MNPSTTLSALALSFPRIFARPLRALCLLFWLPLWLLPSSLVQAQTGVGTSPTAPSQAEERTLKLGEPVERELAGGQQHAYQITLSAGQYLNVVVEQRGIDVVVTLSGPDGKQLLEVDSPNGSQGTEPVLWVAEVGGTYRLEVRSLEKTAKTGRYEAKLNEAHPATASDRAQVAKSLALLEVTQLDAEASTLRNAGQYDKALPLAERALAVCEKALGAEHPTTATSLKNLAELYDDKGDYAKAEPLYQRALAIREKTLGPEHPATATVLNNLALLYCHDKGNYAQAEPYYQRALAIYEKTLGPEHPYTSTALNNLAELYRSKGDYAKAEPLYQRALAIREKTLGPEHPDTATVLNNLALVYESGRDYAKAEPLYQRSMAIKEKTLGPEHPYTAQSFDNLALLYTDKGDYAKAEPLYQRALAILGTARGPNHPDVATVLNNLAVLYKDKGDYAKAGPLYQRALMILEKARGPNHPDVATLLRNLAWLCRANGDIQQAITIAARAAESSEFSLNQTLVIGSERQKLLFLALCERETNLILSLHKSAPTDSQALKLALTTLLRRKGRGLEAASDAIATLRRRAKPEDQALLDKLVATRSQLAVLTLKGRQQSDPVQFKAQLKQLADEADNLEANLNSRSAELRAQAQPVTIEAIQAALPAEAALIEFATYRAYDAKTKKNGPLHYVTYALAAQGQPRWVELGEAKPIDAAVERLRQALRDKNRLDVKQLARAVDEKVMRPVRALLGQTRHVFISPDGALNLIPFAALVDEHNRYLVQRYDFSYLTSGRDLLRLQVKQPGKQTAMVVANPDFGEEANAGAARQRGLVYHPGTKAATGEGAVLAGYYFPPLQGTAGEARALKAMLTDATVLTQGQATEAALKQVSGLRILHIATHGFFLENQKPAVAEERGLKMVGLEEPMAVGQIENPLLRSGLALAGANRPTSGAGDDGILTAQEAAGLDLWGTKLVVLSACDTGVGEVKNGEGVYGLRRALVLAGSETQVMSLWPVSDKGTRDLMIDYYRRLLRGEERSAALRQVQLRMLASNRAANAQRTARDYSHPYYWASFIQSGEWRKLD
- a CDS encoding galactose mutarotase — translated: MRDSANNKRLIIVLALGAVLALGAGFQNKPKSKAAIKQEAFGQLPDGTPVELFTLTNRNGMEARITNYGGILVSLKTADRSGQFADVVLGYGTLAAYVKRNPMFGALVGRYAGRIAKAKFMLNGTEYQLARNSGENHIHGGPKGFDKQVWQAKPITRKDGVALELSYLSKDGEEGYPGNLAVTVTYTLTNDNALRLDYGATTDKDTVLNLTNHSYFNLAGAGDVLRHEIIIAADRFTVGDDKLIPTGEVRAVNGTPLDFRQMTAIGARINDSYEQIKLARGYDHNYVLNHKPGVLGLAAKVSDPASGRLMEVYTTEPGVVFYTSNGFNGSLIGKGGQAYVKHAGFCLEMQHFPDSPHHPEFPSTVLKKGAKYQATTVFKFSEK